A genome region from Cervus elaphus chromosome 18, mCerEla1.1, whole genome shotgun sequence includes the following:
- the TSPAN13 gene encoding tetraspanin-13 isoform X1, with translation MVCGGFACSKNCLCALNLLYTLVSLLLIGIAAWGIGFGLISSLRVVGVVIAVGIFLFLIALVGLIGAVKHHQVLLFFYMIILLLVFIVQFSVSCACLALNQEQQGQLLEVGWNNTASARNDIQRNLNCCGFRSFSPNDTCPASCVKSSHPCSPCAPIIGKYAGEVLRFVGGIGLFFSFTEILGVWLTYRYRNQKDPRANPSAFL, from the exons TTGGTTAGCCTGCTTCTGATCGGAATTGCTGCATGGGGCATTGGCTTCGGGCTGATTTCCAGTCTTCGTGTGGTCGGCGTGGTCATCGCTGTTGGCATCTTCTTGTTCCTGATCGCGTTAGTGGGGCTGATTGGAGCTGTGAAACACCATCAGGTGTTGCTTTTTTTT TACATGATTATTCTCTTGCTTGTATTTATTGTCCAGTTTTCTGTGTCATGTGCTTGTTTAGCCCTGAACCAGGAGCAACAG GGTCAGCTCCTGGAAGTTGGTTGGAACAATACAGCAAGTGCTCGGAATGACATCCAGAGAAATTTAAACTGCTGTGGGTTCCGAAGTTTTAGCCCAAATGACACCTGTCCGGCA AGCTGTGTGAAAAGCAGCCACCCGTGCTCACCCTGTGCTCCGATAATAGGAAAATATGCAGGAGAGGTTTTGAGATTTGTCGGTGGCATTGGCCTCTTCTTCAGTTTTACAGAG ATCCTGGGTGTTTGGCTGACCTACAGATACAGGAACCAGAAAGACCCTCGTGCTAATCCTAGTGCATTCCTTTGA
- the TSPAN13 gene encoding tetraspanin-13 isoform X2: MGHWLRADFQSSCGRRGHRCWHLLVPDRVSGADWSCETPSGVAFFCYMIILLLVFIVQFSVSCACLALNQEQQGQLLEVGWNNTASARNDIQRNLNCCGFRSFSPNDTCPASCVKSSHPCSPCAPIIGKYAGEVLRFVGGIGLFFSFTEILGVWLTYRYRNQKDPRANPSAFL, encoded by the exons ATGGGGCATTGGCTTCGGGCTGATTTCCAGTCTTCGTGTGGTCGGCGTGGTCATCGCTGTTGGCATCTTCTTGTTCCTGATCGCGTTAGTGGGGCTGATTGGAGCTGTGAAACACCATCAGGTGTTGCTTTTTTTTGT TACATGATTATTCTCTTGCTTGTATTTATTGTCCAGTTTTCTGTGTCATGTGCTTGTTTAGCCCTGAACCAGGAGCAACAG GGTCAGCTCCTGGAAGTTGGTTGGAACAATACAGCAAGTGCTCGGAATGACATCCAGAGAAATTTAAACTGCTGTGGGTTCCGAAGTTTTAGCCCAAATGACACCTGTCCGGCA AGCTGTGTGAAAAGCAGCCACCCGTGCTCACCCTGTGCTCCGATAATAGGAAAATATGCAGGAGAGGTTTTGAGATTTGTCGGTGGCATTGGCCTCTTCTTCAGTTTTACAGAG ATCCTGGGTGTTTGGCTGACCTACAGATACAGGAACCAGAAAGACCCTCGTGCTAATCCTAGTGCATTCCTTTGA